Below is a genomic region from Actinoallomurus bryophytorum.
CCCAGACGGCGCCGTCGGAGGTGTTCCGGTCGGCGGGGAACACCTCGCCTACCGCCCAGGTGGAGCCGCTGTGCGGCACGGTGGTCACGTCGTTCACCCGGAGCACCTTTCCGTCCGGGCGCTGAGGCCGTACCTCGGTCCACTGCCCGTCCGCGTAGTGCAGCAGCTCCGGAGCGTCGTACGGCTCGTCCACCGAGGGCGTGACCCAGACCCCGCCGTGGCCGTCGGAGGTCACGTCGCCCAGGATGCCCTGGCCGGTGGAGGGCGGATCGAGCCGCTGCCAGGAGTGCCCGTCGAAGTGCAGCGCGAGGGGCGTGTAGCTCCAGTCGTCACCGCTCGTCCGGTATTCGTCACCGACGATCCACACGTCCTGTGGCGACGTCGCGTGGATCGCGTGGAACTCCGCGAAGTGGGTCTCTTCCTGTGGCAGACCTGGAACGTCCACCCGCGTCCACGTCCGGCCGTCCCATCGGGAGAGTACGTTGTCGCGGCCGACGTCATCGGTGCCGATGGCCCAGATGTCGTCGGGCGCCACGGCACTCGCCCGTGCCAACTGCCCGTCCGGCGTCTCGACCTGCTTCCAGGAGCGGCCGTCGTAGTGCCAGGTGCCGATTCCTGGGCCGATGTGGGAAGAGCCGAAGACCCACACGTCACGCGCGCTCAGCACCGCCGCGTCGGACAGGATGTCGCTGCCGGGCCATCGCTGGGCGACGCTCCACCGCTGACCGTTCCAGCGGAGCGCGTACGCGTCGCCTGCCTCGTCGCCCCCCGCGAACGCCCAGACGTTACCCGGCCCGGTGGCGTCGGCGGCCGTGATCCCGCGTTGGAGGCCGGCCGGCAGGGTGGCTCCGGTCCACGACCGTCCGTTCCAGCGGCGCGCCACCGGGGACCACTGGCCGTCGGTCGTCAGCGACCCGCCGAACGCCCAGGCGTCCGCCGGTCCGGTCGCGACCGTCGCTCTCAGTGCCTCATAACCGGTCGGCCGGTTGCCCGCGTAGGCGATGCGCCAGGTCCCGGTGTCGGCCGCGACCGCTGGAACCACTCCGGTGGTGAGGCCGAGAGCGGCGATCGTTCCCACGACCGCCGCTCGCAAGCTGTTTCCGCCAAGCATGACTGTCCCCGTCCTTGTTCCCCTGCCCGGAAGAGTGGAGCGGGGGAGGCGGTCGCCCGGGTTAACGAAACCGCCATATATGTGACGCGCACGGGGCCCCGGCGGATGACCGCCGGGCGAGATTAGAGGTCGGCGAGCCAGCTGCCGTGGAAGCCGTAGGGGACGCGGCCGGGAAGATGGACCGTGGCGACCGGCGGGGCGCTCAGGTCCGCGGAGTCGAGGATGACCAGGTCGCTGCGGTCGGTGGCGGCGTCGTAGACGTACGTCACCAGCCAGCCGGCGCCGCCCGGTGAGTCGTCGGCGGGGGCGAAGGCCGCCTCGGCGGGGAACCTGCCGGGGCCGAAGTCGTGCTCGACCACCGCGCCCGTGCGCAGGTCGTAGCGGAGCAGCGCGCCCGACTCACGGTCGTCGCCCGTACCGACGGCCGTGGCGTGCCCGTAATGGGCGTCCAGGCCCACGAGACGGTCGTCGACACGCGGGAACTCGGCGGCGCGGTCGTCGACCTGCTCCTCCGACACCGTCCCGGTGGTCAGGTCGATGGTCCAGCGCCACAGCGTCGGGCGCTGGTTGACGGCGTTCTGGTCACGTCGCCACAGCTCCGGATAGCGCATGACGTACACCACGATCCGGTCGCCGTCGTCGTGCGCGTTGAGCGGGTGGAACACATAGCACGGGTCGATGTCGAACCACCGGACCGTCCCGTACGGGTCGTCGCGCCGCAGGACGCCGAGGCGGGCGCCGTACCCGTCGTCCCAGCGGTACGGCATGGTGCCGGCGAAGGCCAGCTCCATGTCGAAGACGACCGGCAGGTCCATGAAGACGACATGCCCGGCGGTGAGGTTGAAGTCGTGCAGCATCGTCGGGCCGGGCACCTCGACGGGCCGGCTGACGACCAGGTCACCGTTCGCGTCGGCCCGGTGGTAGGTCAGGTAAGGCGCCTCGATGCCGTACCCGAAGAAGTGCATCTCCCCGGTGAGCGGACAGGTCTTCGGGTGCGCCGTCATCGCGGTCGTCAGCTTGCCGCCGAAGTCGTACGGGCCGGCCGTGTCCAGGTCGCAGGCTCCGGAAGGAAGGGGACCGGACCCGGACAGGTGCATCTCGTGCGGGAAGGAGGATTCGACCAGGGCGAGCGTACGGCCCGCGTGCCGTACGACGTGGGTGTTGGCGACACCCGCGGCCAGGTCGAGGTTGCCCTTGTCGTCGCGCAGGGGGACATCGTCGGTGAAGGTCTTGGTGCGGACCCACCGGTTCCGGTACGACGTGGCGCGGCCCCCGTCGAGACGTACGCCGTGGATCATGCCGTCGCCGAAGAACCAGTGGCCGGAGGCGGCGTCGTGCGGGTTGGGGCCGTTGCGCAGGTACCAGCCGTTCAGGGTGTCCGGGACACGGCCGGTGACGGGCAGGTCGTACGCGGTGAGTTCCTCGGTGACGGGGGCGTAGTTCCCGGCCAGGTGTGCGGGTGGCATCGAATGCTCCTTGTGACTCGATCGACTGCGGGCAGGTCAGCTGAACAGGGCCTTGACCTTGGCCTCGACGTGGGCGACGTACAGCTTGGTGAAAACGATCGGGATGGCGAGACCGGCGACCTGGACGGTCACGATCGCGGCCACGTTCCCGCCCGCGTGGGCGATGAGCGTCGCGGCGACGGCGGACACGACGAACGACGCGGTCCAGACGGACGTGATGATCATGTTGATCTTGAGGAACTCGGGCAGGTCCCAGAACTCACGCGGCGTCGTCTGCTTGGCGATGCCGAGGGTGAACGGCCTGCGGATCGCCAGGGAGATCCCGGCGATGAGGGCCAGCGTCCCGTTGGCGAGCGCGGCGGAGTAGGGGTGCAGGCCCGAGTCCGGGTCGGCGAAGGCGATGACCGTGAGCGCCGCGAAGAAGACCGAGGAACCGATCTCGATGGTGATCGCGTCGGCGCCCCGGCCGGCCCGGGTCTGCACGACGATCGAGGCGATCGCGACGACGAGGGCGGCGAGCGCTCCCCACTGCCAGCTGCCCGACGGCACGACGGCGTAGACGATCCAGGGAAGGAAGCTGCGGAC
It encodes:
- a CDS encoding carotenoid oxygenase family protein, encoding MPPAHLAGNYAPVTEELTAYDLPVTGRVPDTLNGWYLRNGPNPHDAASGHWFFGDGMIHGVRLDGGRATSYRNRWVRTKTFTDDVPLRDDKGNLDLAAGVANTHVVRHAGRTLALVESSFPHEMHLSGSGPLPSGACDLDTAGPYDFGGKLTTAMTAHPKTCPLTGEMHFFGYGIEAPYLTYHRADANGDLVVSRPVEVPGPTMLHDFNLTAGHVVFMDLPVVFDMELAFAGTMPYRWDDGYGARLGVLRRDDPYGTVRWFDIDPCYVFHPLNAHDDGDRIVVYVMRYPELWRRDQNAVNQRPTLWRWTIDLTTGTVSEEQVDDRAAEFPRVDDRLVGLDAHYGHATAVGTGDDRESGALLRYDLRTGAVVEHDFGPGRFPAEAAFAPADDSPGGAGWLVTYVYDAATDRSDLVILDSADLSAPPVATVHLPGRVPYGFHGSWLADL